One Oncorhynchus masou masou isolate Uvic2021 chromosome 27, UVic_Omas_1.1, whole genome shotgun sequence genomic window carries:
- the LOC135516181 gene encoding serine/threonine-protein kinase D3-like isoform X2 produces the protein MECSEPGSCQLDCMDSEISSSLSRMSVARSSPGTPDRPSAPGPLQAPLGPALVQFQLGLFREVVWVPRGQLSFPHAKRLAAEIIERKAPDCSVVGVGEKVLLFRHQPGSEHHLHRLRDQDPLLDGDLIEVILSGSAAVTEMKIRPHTLAVQSYRTPTFCHHCGEMLWGLIRQGLKCEGCGLDFHKRCALQLPSDCSRARRRVCGPSLSLFPSGRPRTHSLSTPAGGSLEEISMSKPRSRPPSWTDHPVWLGVGQGKDGETGRARVPHTFHIHSYTKPTVCQHCRHLLKGLFRQGLQCTDCKLNCHRRCESSLVPADCPGERRNTNGEGDSVSSLGYKNDTEDDEEDMSLSLTSLEDDDNEPSTEVPFAENKEVGHQPPIIPCFSSYIPLMRVVQSVRHTKRQASGVLREGWLLHHTNTDTLRKRHYWILDWKTITLYQNEINTKYYKEIPLSEVLQVRGPAQLSVPLLPGNSAHSFEVVTGTLVYCVSADRDGQAWETAVRQALMPVLNSGQVDKRGQDHELQSGKGPDVSSVYQIFTDEVLGSGQFGVVYGGTHRQSGQPVAVKVIDKTRFPTKQERQLRNEQAILQNLSHLGIVLLEGMFETMEHVFIVMEKLHGDMLEMILSNEKGRLPERTTRFLVTQILEALRYLHFKHIAHCDLKPENVLLASPDSFPQVKLCDFGFARIIGEKSFRRSVVGTPAYLAPEVISSHGYNRSLDMWAVGVVLYVSLSGTFPFNEDEDIRQQITNATFMYPRLPWSNISLEAVSLINNLLQVAVRCRFSVGKALGHPWLQDFQLWCDLREFEKRMGCRYLTHEGDEDRWRCHALDRGLVFPSHLTWTPGHDDSL, from the exons ATGGAGTGTTCCGAGCCTGGAAGCTGTCAACTAGACTGCATGGACTCTGAAATATCAA GTTCTCTCTCCAGGATGTCAGTGGCCCGGTCCAGCCCGGGTACCCCTGATCGACCTTCTGCGCCCGGGCCCCTCCAGGCACCTCTCGGCCCTGCCTTGGTCCAGTTCCAGCTAGGCCTCTTCAGGGAGGTGGTATGGGTGCCTAGAGGGCAGCTCAGCTTTCCCCATGCCAAGAGACTGGCGGCAGAGATCATAGAACGCAag GCTCCAGACTGCAGTGTGGTGGGTGTAGGGGAGAAGGTCCTCCTGTTTAGACACCAGCCTGGCTCAGAACACCACCTCCACAGACTCAGAGACCAGGATCCACTGCTGGACGGTGACCTCATAGAGGTCATCCTCTCAG GATCGGCTGCTGTGACGGAGATGAAGATCCGCCCACACACCCTGGCTGTCCAATCATATCGCACCCCCACCTTCTGTCACCACTGTGGTGAGATGCTATGGGGACTGATACGTCAAGGGTTAAAATGTGAAG GTTGTGGGTTAGACTTCCATAAGCGCTGTGCGCTGCAGTTGCCTAGTGACTGTAGCCGCGCACGGCGTCGTGTGTGTGGCCCCAGCCTGTCCCTGTTCCCCTCTGGCAGGCCCCGGACGCACTCCCTCTCCACACCTGCAGGAGGCAGTCTAGAGGAG ATCAGCATGTCCAAGCCCAGGTCCAGACCCCCGTCGTGGACAGATCACCCGGTGTGGCTGGGGGTGGGCCAGGGAAAGGATGGTGAGACGGGCAGGGCCAGGGTGCCCCACACCTTCCACATCCACAGCTACACCAAGCCTACCGTGTGCCAGCACTGCCGCCACCTCCTCAAAGGCCTCTTCCGCCAAGGCCTGCAATGCACCG actgtAAGCTGAACTGCCATCGTCGCTGTGAGAGCTCCCTGGTCCCCGcggactgtcctggagagaggaggaacaccAATGGGGAAGGAG ACTCAGTGTCCAGTCTCGGCTACAAGAACGACacagaggatgatgaggaggataTGAGCTTGAGTTTAACATCACTAGAAGACGATGACAACGAGCCGTCTACCGAGGTTCCATTTGCAGAGAACAAGGAAGTGGGACATCAGCCACCAATCAT tccatGTTTCAGTAGTTATATTCCTCTAATGCGGGTAGTCCAGTCAGTCCGTCACACTAAAAGACAGGCCAGTGGAGTACTGAGAGAGGGTTGGCTACTGCATCACACCAACACTGACACACTG AGGAAACGTCATTACTGGATATTGGACTGGAAGACTATCACTCTGTACCAGAACGAGATCAACACCAAGTACTACAAG gAGATTCCTCTATCTGAGGTGCTGCAGGTACGAGGCCCCGCCCAGTTGTCTGTCCCCTTGTTGCCCGGCAACAGTGCCCACTCCTTCGAAGTGGTGACGGGCacgctggtgtactgtgtgtcgGCGGACCGGGACGGACAGGCCTGGGAGACCGCCGTACGCCAGGCTCTGATGCCCGTGCTGAACAGTGGGCAGGTGGACAAACGGGGACAAG ACCATGAACTCCAGAGTGGAAAAGGCCCG gaTGTCAGCTCAGTGTATCAGATCTTCACTGATGAGGTGCTGGGTTCAGGACAGTTTGGAGTAGTGTATGGAG GCACCCACAGACAGTCTGGTCAGCCAGTGGCCGTCAAGGTCATCGACAAAACCCGTTTCCCTACCAAACAGGAGAGACAGTTGAGGAACGAGCAGGCAATTCTACAG aatCTGTCCCACCTCGGTATAGTTCTACTGGAGGGCATGTTTGAGACCATGGAGCACGTATTCATTGTCATGGAAAAGCTCCATGGAGATATGCTGGAGATGATTCTGTCCAATGAGAAGGGCCGACTGCCAGAGCGCACCACACGTTTCTTGGTTACACAG attctAGAGGCCCTGCGCTACCTGCACTTCAAACACATCGCTCATTGTGACCTGAAACCTGAGAATGTACTGCTGGCCTCCCCAGACTCTTTCCctcag gtAAAGCTGTGTGACTTTGGTTTTGCCCGCATCATCGGCGAGAAGTCGTTCCGCCGGTCGGTGGTGGGCACACCGGCCTACCTGGCACCCGAGGTCATCAGTAGCCATGGTTACAACCGCTCGCTGGACATGTGGGCGGTGGGTGTGGTCCTGTACGTCAGCCTGAGTGGAACGTTCCCCTTCAACGAGGACGAGGACATCAGACAACAGATCACCAACGCTACCTTCATGTACCCCCGCCTGCCCTGGTCTAACATCTCACTAGAGG cggtGAGTCTTATCAACAACCTGCTCCAGGTTGCAGTAAGGTGTAGGTTCAGTGTGGGAAAAGCACTGGGACACCCCTGGTTACAG GACTTCCAGTTGTGGTGTGACCTGAGGGAGTTTGAGAAGAGAATGGGCTGCAGGTACCTGACCCATGAGGGGGACGAGGACCGCTGGAGATGCCACGCCTTGGACAGGGGCCTGGTCTTCCCCTCTCACCTCACCTGGACCCCTGGGCACGATGACAGCCTGTGA
- the LOC135516181 gene encoding serine/threonine-protein kinase D3-like isoform X1, whose amino-acid sequence MECSEPGSCQLDCMDSEISSSLSRMSVARSSPGTPDRPSAPGPLQAPLGPALVQFQLGLFREVVWVPRGQLSFPHAKRLAAEIIERKAPDCSVVGVGEKVLLFRHQPGSEHHLHRLRDQDPLLDGDLIEVILSGSAAVTEMKIRPHTLAVQSYRTPTFCHHCGEMLWGLIRQGLKCEGCGLDFHKRCALQLPSDCSRARRRVCGPSLSLFPSGRPRTHSLSTPAGGSLEEVRMLRDTISMSKPRSRPPSWTDHPVWLGVGQGKDGETGRARVPHTFHIHSYTKPTVCQHCRHLLKGLFRQGLQCTDCKLNCHRRCESSLVPADCPGERRNTNGEGDSVSSLGYKNDTEDDEEDMSLSLTSLEDDDNEPSTEVPFAENKEVGHQPPIIPCFSSYIPLMRVVQSVRHTKRQASGVLREGWLLHHTNTDTLRKRHYWILDWKTITLYQNEINTKYYKEIPLSEVLQVRGPAQLSVPLLPGNSAHSFEVVTGTLVYCVSADRDGQAWETAVRQALMPVLNSGQVDKRGQDHELQSGKGPDVSSVYQIFTDEVLGSGQFGVVYGGTHRQSGQPVAVKVIDKTRFPTKQERQLRNEQAILQNLSHLGIVLLEGMFETMEHVFIVMEKLHGDMLEMILSNEKGRLPERTTRFLVTQILEALRYLHFKHIAHCDLKPENVLLASPDSFPQVKLCDFGFARIIGEKSFRRSVVGTPAYLAPEVISSHGYNRSLDMWAVGVVLYVSLSGTFPFNEDEDIRQQITNATFMYPRLPWSNISLEAVSLINNLLQVAVRCRFSVGKALGHPWLQDFQLWCDLREFEKRMGCRYLTHEGDEDRWRCHALDRGLVFPSHLTWTPGHDDSL is encoded by the exons ATGGAGTGTTCCGAGCCTGGAAGCTGTCAACTAGACTGCATGGACTCTGAAATATCAA GTTCTCTCTCCAGGATGTCAGTGGCCCGGTCCAGCCCGGGTACCCCTGATCGACCTTCTGCGCCCGGGCCCCTCCAGGCACCTCTCGGCCCTGCCTTGGTCCAGTTCCAGCTAGGCCTCTTCAGGGAGGTGGTATGGGTGCCTAGAGGGCAGCTCAGCTTTCCCCATGCCAAGAGACTGGCGGCAGAGATCATAGAACGCAag GCTCCAGACTGCAGTGTGGTGGGTGTAGGGGAGAAGGTCCTCCTGTTTAGACACCAGCCTGGCTCAGAACACCACCTCCACAGACTCAGAGACCAGGATCCACTGCTGGACGGTGACCTCATAGAGGTCATCCTCTCAG GATCGGCTGCTGTGACGGAGATGAAGATCCGCCCACACACCCTGGCTGTCCAATCATATCGCACCCCCACCTTCTGTCACCACTGTGGTGAGATGCTATGGGGACTGATACGTCAAGGGTTAAAATGTGAAG GTTGTGGGTTAGACTTCCATAAGCGCTGTGCGCTGCAGTTGCCTAGTGACTGTAGCCGCGCACGGCGTCGTGTGTGTGGCCCCAGCCTGTCCCTGTTCCCCTCTGGCAGGCCCCGGACGCACTCCCTCTCCACACCTGCAGGAGGCAGTCTAGAGGAGGTCAGAATGCTTAGAGATACA ATCAGCATGTCCAAGCCCAGGTCCAGACCCCCGTCGTGGACAGATCACCCGGTGTGGCTGGGGGTGGGCCAGGGAAAGGATGGTGAGACGGGCAGGGCCAGGGTGCCCCACACCTTCCACATCCACAGCTACACCAAGCCTACCGTGTGCCAGCACTGCCGCCACCTCCTCAAAGGCCTCTTCCGCCAAGGCCTGCAATGCACCG actgtAAGCTGAACTGCCATCGTCGCTGTGAGAGCTCCCTGGTCCCCGcggactgtcctggagagaggaggaacaccAATGGGGAAGGAG ACTCAGTGTCCAGTCTCGGCTACAAGAACGACacagaggatgatgaggaggataTGAGCTTGAGTTTAACATCACTAGAAGACGATGACAACGAGCCGTCTACCGAGGTTCCATTTGCAGAGAACAAGGAAGTGGGACATCAGCCACCAATCAT tccatGTTTCAGTAGTTATATTCCTCTAATGCGGGTAGTCCAGTCAGTCCGTCACACTAAAAGACAGGCCAGTGGAGTACTGAGAGAGGGTTGGCTACTGCATCACACCAACACTGACACACTG AGGAAACGTCATTACTGGATATTGGACTGGAAGACTATCACTCTGTACCAGAACGAGATCAACACCAAGTACTACAAG gAGATTCCTCTATCTGAGGTGCTGCAGGTACGAGGCCCCGCCCAGTTGTCTGTCCCCTTGTTGCCCGGCAACAGTGCCCACTCCTTCGAAGTGGTGACGGGCacgctggtgtactgtgtgtcgGCGGACCGGGACGGACAGGCCTGGGAGACCGCCGTACGCCAGGCTCTGATGCCCGTGCTGAACAGTGGGCAGGTGGACAAACGGGGACAAG ACCATGAACTCCAGAGTGGAAAAGGCCCG gaTGTCAGCTCAGTGTATCAGATCTTCACTGATGAGGTGCTGGGTTCAGGACAGTTTGGAGTAGTGTATGGAG GCACCCACAGACAGTCTGGTCAGCCAGTGGCCGTCAAGGTCATCGACAAAACCCGTTTCCCTACCAAACAGGAGAGACAGTTGAGGAACGAGCAGGCAATTCTACAG aatCTGTCCCACCTCGGTATAGTTCTACTGGAGGGCATGTTTGAGACCATGGAGCACGTATTCATTGTCATGGAAAAGCTCCATGGAGATATGCTGGAGATGATTCTGTCCAATGAGAAGGGCCGACTGCCAGAGCGCACCACACGTTTCTTGGTTACACAG attctAGAGGCCCTGCGCTACCTGCACTTCAAACACATCGCTCATTGTGACCTGAAACCTGAGAATGTACTGCTGGCCTCCCCAGACTCTTTCCctcag gtAAAGCTGTGTGACTTTGGTTTTGCCCGCATCATCGGCGAGAAGTCGTTCCGCCGGTCGGTGGTGGGCACACCGGCCTACCTGGCACCCGAGGTCATCAGTAGCCATGGTTACAACCGCTCGCTGGACATGTGGGCGGTGGGTGTGGTCCTGTACGTCAGCCTGAGTGGAACGTTCCCCTTCAACGAGGACGAGGACATCAGACAACAGATCACCAACGCTACCTTCATGTACCCCCGCCTGCCCTGGTCTAACATCTCACTAGAGG cggtGAGTCTTATCAACAACCTGCTCCAGGTTGCAGTAAGGTGTAGGTTCAGTGTGGGAAAAGCACTGGGACACCCCTGGTTACAG GACTTCCAGTTGTGGTGTGACCTGAGGGAGTTTGAGAAGAGAATGGGCTGCAGGTACCTGACCCATGAGGGGGACGAGGACCGCTGGAGATGCCACGCCTTGGACAGGGGCCTGGTCTTCCCCTCTCACCTCACCTGGACCCCTGGGCACGATGACAGCCTGTGA